A window from Mycobacterium saskatchewanense encodes these proteins:
- the cmtR gene encoding Cd(II)/Pb(II)-sensing metalloregulatory transcriptional regulator CmtR, with amino-acid sequence MLTCEDHEVALARVGRALADPTRCRILVALLGGAGYPGQLASRLGLTRSNVSNHLSCLRGCGLVAARYEGRQVRYELADPHLARALGELVQVVLAVDCEAPNV; translated from the coding sequence ATGCTGACGTGTGAGGATCACGAAGTGGCGCTGGCCCGGGTAGGGCGGGCGCTGGCCGATCCGACGCGATGCCGAATCCTGGTGGCGCTGCTCGGCGGCGCGGGCTATCCAGGCCAACTCGCGTCCCGGCTGGGGCTGACCAGGTCCAACGTGTCCAACCACCTGTCGTGCCTGCGCGGCTGCGGACTGGTGGCGGCCCGCTATGAAGGACGGCAGGTGCGCTACGAGTTGGCCGACCCGCACCTGGCCCGCGCGCTCGGCGAGTTGGTTCAGGTCGTGCTCGCCGTCGACTGCGAGGCCCCGAATGTCTGA
- a CDS encoding cation transporter — protein sequence MLVAATISYNVVEAAVAIGAGSAASSTALIGFGLDSVIEVSSATAVAWQFSGADPEARERTALKLIAVSFFALAGYVTVESVRSLWGAEAAAHSVVGIWLAALSLVVMPVLSRAQRRAGRELGSASAVADSKQTLLCTYLSGVLLVGLLLNSLLGWSWADPAVALIIAAVALREGREAWRGRHCC from the coding sequence ATGCTTGTCGCGGCGACGATCTCCTACAACGTGGTAGAGGCGGCGGTGGCGATCGGAGCCGGGTCGGCGGCGTCGTCGACCGCGCTGATCGGCTTCGGCCTCGACTCGGTGATCGAGGTGTCGTCGGCCACCGCTGTGGCGTGGCAATTCTCCGGCGCCGACCCCGAGGCGCGCGAACGCACCGCCCTCAAGCTGATCGCGGTGTCGTTCTTCGCGCTCGCCGGCTACGTGACGGTGGAATCAGTCCGATCGCTCTGGGGCGCTGAGGCGGCCGCACACTCGGTGGTCGGGATCTGGCTGGCCGCGCTGTCGTTGGTGGTCATGCCGGTGCTGTCGCGCGCACAGCGGCGCGCCGGTCGGGAACTCGGCTCGGCGAGCGCGGTCGCCGACTCGAAGCAAACCCTTTTGTGCACATACCTTTCCGGGGTGCTGCTGGTCGGGCTGCTGCTGAACTCGCTACTCGGCTGGTCGTGGGCCGATCCCGCGGTCGCCCTGATCATCGCCGCGGTGGCGTTGCGCGAAGGACGCGAGGCGTGGCGGGGCAGGCACTGCTGCTGA
- a CDS encoding TIGR03943 family putative permease subunit — MSRETENTVLLLVGVGLVMIGWSGEFTRYVNPGLLPWLIASAVLLIALALCVVVDDIRRGGPRASAAADQHGQAHSHTAGIVWLLVVPIVLLCFVPPPVLRPSAAAPVVTSIPARGHAFPPLPSGRAPDVSLPEVLMREAQDTTGSLTNRPITVTGFVLNEARGVDLGRIVIICCSADAQLARIHLGGPAAGEAAGLPDDTWLRVEGRVPPRQPNSARTPTLQATAVTRIDTPANPYAYPH; from the coding sequence ATGAGCCGCGAAACCGAGAACACCGTCCTGCTGTTGGTCGGCGTCGGCCTCGTGATGATCGGGTGGTCGGGCGAGTTCACCCGGTACGTCAATCCCGGATTGCTGCCGTGGTTGATCGCGTCCGCGGTGCTGCTCATCGCCCTGGCGCTATGCGTGGTCGTCGACGACATCCGCAGAGGTGGGCCGAGGGCCAGTGCTGCGGCCGACCAGCACGGGCAAGCGCATTCACACACGGCCGGCATCGTGTGGCTGCTTGTCGTGCCGATCGTGCTCCTGTGTTTCGTGCCCCCTCCGGTGCTGCGGCCCTCCGCCGCCGCCCCGGTCGTGACATCAATACCGGCTAGGGGGCATGCATTCCCGCCGCTGCCCTCCGGAAGGGCCCCCGATGTATCTCTGCCGGAGGTGCTCATGCGCGAAGCGCAGGACACCACAGGTTCGCTCACGAATCGGCCGATCACCGTGACCGGGTTTGTCCTCAACGAGGCGCGAGGGGTAGACCTTGGCCGCATCGTCATCATTTGTTGCTCGGCGGACGCGCAGTTGGCGCGCATCCATCTGGGTGGGCCTGCCGCCGGCGAGGCGGCCGGACTCCCGGACGACACCTGGTTGCGCGTGGAAGGCAGAGTCCCACCGCGCCAACCGAATTCCGCCCGAACGCCGACGCTGCAGGCGACCGCGGTCACCCGCATCGACACCCCCGCCAATCCCTACGCCTACCCACATTAG
- a CDS encoding oxygenase MpaB family protein, with product MPVLHQTVGEPIPHVERGVSDPPRRGRRRRAVPIDEALMGISLLAGPANVIMQLARPGVGYGVMESRVESGRVDLHPVKRARTTFTYLAVALRGSDSQKAAFRRAVNRAHAQVYSLPESPVPYHAFDVDLQLWVGACLYKGGVDIYRTFLGELSDEDADRHYREGMALATTLQVPPERWPADRAAFDRYWQESLAKVRIDDAVRDYLYPIAASRIPGLALPPRLQRAADSLPLLITTGFLPQRFRDEMRLPWDAARQRRFDRLVTLLRAGNRMMPRSVRQFPFNVLLADVDRRIRTGRPLV from the coding sequence TTGCCGGTGCTGCATCAGACGGTCGGCGAACCGATTCCGCACGTCGAGCGCGGCGTCTCCGACCCGCCGCGGCGGGGGCGGCGGCGGCGGGCGGTGCCTATCGACGAGGCCCTGATGGGCATCAGCCTGCTGGCCGGCCCGGCGAACGTGATCATGCAGTTGGCGCGGCCCGGGGTCGGATACGGCGTGATGGAGAGCCGGGTCGAGAGCGGCCGGGTGGACCTGCATCCCGTCAAGCGGGCGCGCACCACGTTCACTTATCTGGCGGTGGCCCTGCGCGGCAGCGATTCGCAGAAGGCCGCCTTCCGGCGCGCCGTGAACCGGGCGCACGCACAGGTGTATTCGCTGCCCGAAAGCCCGGTGCCCTACCACGCATTCGATGTCGACCTGCAGCTGTGGGTGGGGGCGTGCCTGTATAAGGGCGGCGTCGACATCTACCGCACGTTTCTCGGTGAACTCAGCGACGAGGACGCCGACCGCCATTACCGGGAGGGCATGGCGCTGGCCACCACGCTGCAGGTGCCCCCGGAGCGGTGGCCGGCGGACCGCGCCGCCTTCGACCGCTACTGGCAGGAGTCGCTGGCCAAGGTGCGCATCGACGACGCCGTTCGCGACTACCTCTATCCCATCGCCGCGTCCCGCATACCCGGGCTCGCCCTGCCGCCCCGGCTGCAGCGCGCCGCCGACAGCCTCCCGCTGCTGATCACCACAGGTTTCCTGCCGCAGAGGTTTCGCGACGAGATGCGGTTGCCGTGGGACGCCGCGAGGCAGCGTCGCTTTGACCGCCTGGTCACGCTGTTGCGGGCAGGCAACCGCATGATGCCACGGTCCGTCCGGCAATTCCCGTTCAACGTCCTGCTGGCCGACGTCGACCGCCGGATCAGGACCGGGCGTCCGCTGGTCTGA
- the rpsN gene encoding 30S ribosomal protein S14: MAKKSKIVKNDRRRAVVARYATRRAELKEIIRSPSSTAGQREAAQRELSRQPRDASAVRLRNRDAVDGRPRGHLRKFGLSRVRVREMAHAGQLPGVRKASW; this comes from the coding sequence GTGGCCAAGAAATCCAAGATCGTCAAGAACGACCGGCGTCGCGCGGTCGTGGCGCGCTACGCCACCCGCCGCGCCGAACTCAAAGAGATCATCCGCTCGCCGTCCAGCACTGCCGGGCAACGGGAGGCGGCGCAACGCGAGTTGTCGCGCCAACCCCGCGACGCCAGCGCGGTCCGGCTGCGCAACCGCGATGCCGTCGACGGACGTCCGCGCGGGCACCTACGCAAGTTCGGCTTGTCGAGGGTCCGCGTGCGCGAAATGGCCCATGCCGGCCAGCTCCCCGGTGTCCGGAAGGCCAGCTGGTGA
- a CDS encoding TetR/AcrR family transcriptional regulator, which produces MAGMSATSRDRPYRGIEAAQRLATRRNRLLAAGLDLLGAERQDFSAVTVRSVCRHAGLAARYFYESFPDKDEFVAAVFDWVIADLAATTQAAVAAVGRHEQNRAGMDNIVRTIAGDGRVGRLLFSTQLADPVVVRKRAESSALFAMLSGRHVGDALRLPANDRIKAAAHFVVGGVGQTISAWLAGDVRLEPEQLVDQLAALLDELAEPHLYRLTETAENATAGAPDRPTRASG; this is translated from the coding sequence ATGGCTGGCATGAGCGCGACCTCGCGCGATCGGCCCTACCGCGGAATCGAGGCCGCGCAGCGGCTGGCCACCCGCCGCAATCGGTTGTTGGCCGCCGGCCTGGACCTGCTCGGCGCCGAGCGACAAGACTTCTCCGCGGTCACCGTGCGCAGCGTGTGCCGTCACGCTGGGCTGGCCGCGCGCTACTTCTACGAAAGCTTCCCCGACAAGGACGAATTCGTCGCCGCGGTCTTCGACTGGGTGATCGCCGACCTGGCCGCCACCACGCAGGCCGCCGTTGCCGCGGTCGGGCGGCACGAGCAGAACCGCGCGGGGATGGACAACATCGTCCGCACCATCGCCGGTGACGGCCGCGTCGGGCGCTTGCTGTTCAGCACGCAGCTGGCCGACCCGGTCGTCGTCCGAAAACGCGCGGAATCGAGCGCGCTATTCGCGATGCTGTCCGGCCGGCACGTCGGCGACGCGCTGCGGCTACCGGCCAACGACCGCATCAAGGCCGCGGCCCACTTCGTGGTCGGCGGGGTTGGCCAGACCATCAGCGCCTGGCTGGCCGGCGACGTTCGGCTGGAGCCGGAGCAGCTCGTCGACCAGCTGGCGGCCCTGCTCGACGAGCTCGCCGAGCCGCACCTGTACCGCCTTACGGAAACAGCGGAAAATGCCACAGCCGGAGCCCCGGATCGACCAACACGCGCGTCAGGCTGA
- the rpmG gene encoding 50S ribosomal protein L33 translates to MARNDIRPLVKLRSTAGTGYTYVTRKNRRNDPDRLVLRKYDPVIRGHVDFREER, encoded by the coding sequence ATGGCGCGCAACGACATCCGCCCGTTGGTGAAACTGCGCTCCACGGCGGGCACCGGCTACACCTACGTGACCCGAAAGAACCGGCGAAATGACCCCGACCGGCTGGTGCTGCGCAAATACGACCCGGTGATCCGCGGGCACGTCGACTTCCGAGAGGAGCGCTGA
- a CDS encoding PPE family protein, translating into MTSPIWMASPPEVHSALLSSGPGPGPLLAAAGAWDALSAEYDSVAAELSSTLAAAQAGAWEGPSAESYVAAHGPFLAWLTQAGAASAEMAAGHQTMAVAYTTALAAMPTLPELATNHVVHSVLLATNFFGINTVPIAVNEADYVRMWVQAATTMAAYQAASSATAASAPQAAPAPQIVKSGAQTPAQPSAAGNPLQAVEQFLQNFVQQIQNLGQQIQNFNPFTEFENAVNNPQLDAFLQQFGIGNDAVAHDPVVDNALDDFIANILRNFGYNWNPAEGTLNGLDYDDYTDPTMAAFWVARSLELSEDFQQFFVLLQTNPVAAIQYLVSLELFDWPTHLAEIFTLTSQPAALAAALPVAAAPLASVGGLAGLAGLAAIPQPVVASAVPLTVPPVLPAVALAPTLTSVAGVAPSAPPPAPTPSGPPAPAGPAPTPPPAGAGPAAFFPPYAVGPPSIGFGSGMSTGASASAKKKAPEPDIAAVAAAASAREAARARRRQRQRQRDYGNEFADMNVEVDPDWAAPDAGTRASDSGAGNLGFAGTAREHGAAEAAGLTTLAADDLGDGPRMPMVPGTWDPHAAKPDNEA; encoded by the coding sequence ATGACGTCACCGATCTGGATGGCCTCGCCGCCCGAGGTGCACTCAGCGCTGCTCAGCAGCGGTCCCGGGCCCGGCCCCCTACTCGCCGCCGCGGGGGCGTGGGATGCGTTGAGCGCCGAATACGACTCAGTCGCAGCGGAACTCAGCTCCACCCTGGCGGCCGCACAGGCCGGCGCATGGGAGGGGCCGAGCGCGGAGTCGTACGTGGCCGCGCACGGCCCGTTCCTGGCGTGGCTGACGCAGGCCGGCGCGGCCAGCGCGGAAATGGCGGCAGGTCACCAGACCATGGCCGTGGCTTATACGACGGCGCTGGCGGCCATGCCGACGTTGCCCGAACTGGCAACCAATCACGTCGTCCATTCAGTGTTGCTCGCCACCAACTTCTTTGGGATCAATACCGTTCCGATCGCGGTCAACGAGGCCGACTACGTGCGGATGTGGGTTCAGGCCGCCACGACAATGGCGGCCTACCAAGCGGCTTCCAGCGCGACGGCGGCGTCGGCGCCGCAGGCCGCTCCCGCGCCGCAGATCGTGAAGTCCGGCGCTCAGACCCCAGCTCAGCCGTCGGCGGCGGGCAACCCGCTGCAGGCGGTCGAGCAGTTCCTGCAAAACTTCGTGCAGCAGATCCAAAACCTGGGCCAGCAGATCCAGAACTTCAACCCGTTCACGGAGTTCGAGAATGCGGTGAACAACCCGCAGCTCGACGCGTTCCTCCAGCAATTCGGGATCGGAAACGACGCGGTTGCCCACGACCCGGTGGTCGACAACGCCCTCGACGACTTCATCGCGAACATCCTGCGCAACTTCGGCTACAACTGGAACCCCGCCGAGGGCACCCTCAACGGGCTCGACTACGACGACTACACCGATCCGACCATGGCGGCCTTCTGGGTCGCGCGATCCCTCGAACTCAGCGAGGACTTCCAGCAGTTCTTCGTGTTACTGCAGACGAACCCGGTGGCCGCGATCCAATACCTGGTCAGCCTCGAGCTGTTCGACTGGCCGACCCACCTCGCGGAGATCTTCACCCTGACCAGTCAGCCGGCGGCACTGGCGGCGGCGCTCCCCGTGGCCGCCGCGCCGCTTGCGTCGGTCGGCGGCCTGGCGGGCCTGGCCGGGCTGGCCGCCATACCGCAACCGGTTGTGGCGTCGGCGGTTCCGCTCACCGTGCCCCCCGTGTTGCCCGCCGTCGCGTTAGCCCCGACGCTCACGAGCGTGGCCGGGGTTGCCCCGTCGGCGCCGCCGCCCGCGCCCACGCCTTCGGGGCCGCCCGCCCCGGCGGGCCCCGCGCCGACACCGCCGCCCGCGGGCGCCGGGCCGGCGGCCTTTTTCCCGCCCTATGCGGTGGGGCCTCCGAGTATCGGGTTCGGTTCGGGCATGAGCACGGGTGCCAGCGCCAGCGCGAAAAAGAAAGCGCCCGAACCGGACATCGCCGCGGTGGCGGCCGCGGCGAGCGCGCGGGAGGCGGCGCGAGCGCGGCGGCGCCAGCGGCAGCGGCAACGCGACTATGGCAATGAATTCGCGGATATGAACGTCGAGGTCGATCCGGACTGGGCGGCGCCGGACGCTGGGACCCGGGCGTCGGATAGTGGTGCGGGGAACCTGGGCTTCGCCGGTACTGCGCGCGAGCACGGCGCGGCCGAAGCGGCCGGATTGACCACACTGGCCGCCGACGATCTCGGCGACGGACCGCGGATGCCGATGGTGCCGGGCACCTGGGATCCACACGCGGCCAAACCCGACAACGAAGCGTGA
- a CDS encoding permease, with protein sequence MRSLPRLRVGSMGLLVTALLACAFAAPMLRDAVFGSAALSTAGTVFCGVFVQAVPFLVLGVLVSGLIAVFVSPVRLACLLPRRQTLAVMVAGVAGAALPGCECGSVPVARRLFGEGGATGAAALTFMLAAPAINPVVMVATAVAFPDAPAMVLARMGASLLTASIIGWAWSRWGRPEWITRRLPASAHRPESRWVLFAEAARHDFLQAAPYLVVGAAAAAALHVLVPQRVFAYLAGDVALGVLTMAALAVVLALCSEADAFVAASMTMVPLLPRLVFLVVGPAVDVKLFAMQAGMFGRAFATRFAPCTFVVAVACACAVGFLVLGGA encoded by the coding sequence ATGAGGTCCCTGCCCCGACTGCGCGTCGGGTCGATGGGGTTGCTGGTAACTGCGCTGCTTGCATGCGCTTTCGCGGCGCCGATGCTGCGCGACGCGGTCTTCGGCAGTGCGGCGTTGTCCACGGCGGGAACGGTGTTCTGTGGCGTGTTCGTCCAGGCGGTTCCGTTCCTGGTGCTCGGTGTCCTGGTCAGCGGCTTGATCGCGGTGTTCGTGTCACCGGTGCGGTTGGCGTGCCTACTGCCCCGTCGTCAGACGCTGGCGGTGATGGTCGCCGGTGTGGCCGGGGCGGCATTGCCCGGCTGTGAATGCGGTTCCGTCCCGGTGGCCCGGCGGTTGTTCGGCGAGGGCGGGGCCACGGGCGCGGCCGCGTTGACGTTTATGCTGGCCGCCCCGGCGATCAACCCGGTGGTTATGGTGGCCACCGCCGTCGCGTTCCCGGACGCACCCGCGATGGTTCTTGCGCGAATGGGTGCCTCGTTGCTGACCGCGTCGATCATCGGCTGGGCGTGGTCACGGTGGGGCCGTCCGGAGTGGATCACCCGGCGGTTGCCCGCATCCGCGCATCGGCCCGAATCGCGCTGGGTGTTGTTCGCCGAGGCGGCGCGGCACGACTTTCTGCAGGCAGCTCCGTATTTGGTGGTGGGTGCCGCCGCGGCCGCAGCGCTGCATGTCCTGGTGCCGCAGCGGGTGTTCGCGTATCTGGCGGGGGACGTCGCCCTCGGTGTGCTGACAATGGCCGCGTTGGCGGTGGTACTGGCGTTGTGTTCGGAGGCCGATGCCTTCGTGGCGGCGAGCATGACGATGGTGCCGCTCCTACCGCGGCTCGTGTTTCTCGTCGTCGGTCCGGCGGTCGACGTGAAACTGTTCGCCATGCAAGCGGGGATGTTCGGGCGCGCCTTCGCAACCCGGTTCGCCCCCTGCACCTTCGTCGTTGCGGTCGCGTGTGCGTGCGCGGTCGGATTTCTCGTTCTCGGCGGTGCGTGA